In a single window of the Leisingera daeponensis DSM 23529 genome:
- a CDS encoding muconate/chloromuconate family cycloisomerase codes for MAYSAAEGAGTLPQGQDLNRETAIREIRAQIVTLPSIRAHRLSNTEFSTREFVLVRVRLANGIEGIGEAAVLGGPRWAEESVESIQSVITRYLAPALAGCPAAQPAAVAARMARAAFRNNSAKGAIEAAVFDALARTLGVPAATFFGGAVRDRVPVLWALASGDADQEAEEARAKLAAREHRDFKIKLGFDSPEADLRRLQKLREEVPGMRRLIVDVNQAWSEADCRRYLPALQELQVDLIEQPLPGDDFEGMARVAARSPIPLMVDEAAFTHREITRAGTMGCGSVYSLKLVKSGGLMALSQAARVAESSGMELYGGCLLEGSIGAAAHLAVFAALPRLPWGCEHFGPRLHVSEIVRDPLVIEDFHLRVPQGPGLGVHLDEDRLRDALRTS; via the coding sequence ATGGCGTATTCCGCCGCCGAAGGTGCCGGCACCCTGCCGCAGGGGCAGGATCTGAACCGAGAGACCGCGATCCGCGAGATCCGGGCCCAGATCGTCACCCTGCCCAGCATTCGCGCGCACCGCCTGTCCAACACCGAGTTCAGCACCCGCGAGTTTGTCCTGGTCCGGGTGCGGCTGGCGAACGGCATCGAAGGCATCGGCGAGGCGGCGGTTCTGGGCGGGCCGCGATGGGCCGAGGAATCGGTGGAATCGATCCAGTCTGTGATCACCCGCTACCTTGCGCCCGCGCTGGCCGGCTGTCCCGCCGCGCAGCCCGCCGCGGTGGCGGCGCGCATGGCCCGGGCCGCCTTTCGCAACAATTCCGCCAAGGGGGCCATCGAGGCCGCGGTCTTTGATGCCCTCGCGCGCACGCTCGGGGTGCCGGCGGCAACGTTCTTCGGCGGAGCGGTTCGCGACCGGGTGCCGGTGCTTTGGGCGCTGGCCTCGGGCGATGCCGACCAGGAGGCCGAGGAGGCCCGCGCCAAGCTGGCCGCCCGTGAACACCGTGATTTCAAGATCAAGCTGGGCTTTGACAGCCCCGAGGCCGACCTGCGCCGTCTGCAGAAGCTGCGCGAGGAGGTGCCGGGCATGCGCCGCCTGATCGTCGACGTGAATCAGGCCTGGAGCGAGGCGGACTGCCGCCGCTACCTGCCTGCCTTGCAGGAACTGCAGGTCGACCTGATCGAACAGCCGCTGCCCGGCGACGATTTCGAGGGCATGGCGCGGGTGGCCGCGCGCAGCCCGATCCCGCTGATGGTTGACGAGGCGGCCTTTACCCACCGGGAAATCACCCGGGCCGGCACCATGGGCTGCGGCAGCGTCTATTCGCTCAAACTGGTCAAGAGCGGCGGGCTTATGGCGCTGTCCCAGGCGGCGAGGGTCGCGGAAAGCAGCGGTATGGAGCTTTACGGCGGCTGTCTCCTGGAAGGCTCGATCGGGGCGGCCGCGCATCTGGCGGTGTTTGCCGCATTGCCCCGCCTGCCCTGGGGGTGCGAGCATTTCGGCCCGCGCCTGCATGTCTCCGAGATCGTGCGCGACCCGCTGGTGATCGAGGATTTCCACTTGCGCGTGCCGCAGGGGCCGGGCCTTGGCGTGCATCTCGACGAAGACCGCCTGCGCGACGCCCTGCGGACATCTTAG
- a CDS encoding alpha/beta fold hydrolase: MSIEPITGRYATVQIEGRPQRIYFEEAGSGRPVLCLHTAGADTRQWRHLMNDAAVTRSHRLIAFDMPWHGKSLPPEGFEREEYLLTTGTYIATVLAVCETLGLERPVLAGCSMGGRIALQLAALHPERFSGFIAIEASDFQPAWYDIDWFDRPDAHGGQMGAALVSANISPYAPETERWNTLWMFMASGPGVFRGDLSFYTRDDSLTGRLDRIDTARTPVHLLVGAYDLTCTPADAERTAAAIPGATCTVMDELGHFPMSEHPEGFRPFFIDALARMTAEREAVA, from the coding sequence ATGAGTATCGAACCCATCACCGGGCGCTATGCCACCGTCCAGATCGAAGGCCGCCCGCAGCGGATCTATTTCGAAGAGGCCGGATCCGGCCGTCCCGTCTTGTGCCTGCATACGGCGGGTGCCGACACCCGGCAATGGCGGCACCTGATGAACGATGCCGCCGTGACCCGCAGCCACCGGCTGATCGCCTTCGATATGCCCTGGCACGGCAAGTCGCTCCCGCCCGAGGGGTTCGAGCGGGAGGAATACCTGCTGACCACCGGGACGTACATCGCGACGGTTCTGGCCGTCTGCGAAACCCTTGGACTGGAGCGTCCCGTCCTCGCCGGATGCTCCATGGGCGGACGGATCGCCCTGCAACTGGCGGCGCTTCATCCCGAACGGTTTTCCGGATTCATCGCCATCGAGGCCTCTGATTTCCAGCCCGCCTGGTATGACATCGACTGGTTCGACCGGCCCGACGCGCATGGCGGGCAGATGGGCGCGGCGCTGGTTTCGGCCAATATCTCGCCCTACGCGCCCGAGACCGAGCGCTGGAATACGCTCTGGATGTTCATGGCGAGCGGCCCGGGTGTGTTCCGCGGGGACCTGAGCTTCTACACCCGCGACGACAGCCTGACCGGACGGCTGGACCGGATTGATACGGCCCGCACCCCGGTGCATCTGCTGGTGGGCGCCTATGACCTGACCTGCACGCCGGCAGACGCGGAACGCACTGCCGCGGCGATCCCGGGCGCGACCTGCACGGTCATGGACGAACTCGGCCACTTCCCGATGAGCGAACATCCCGAGGGGTTCCGGCCCTTCTTCATCGACGCCCTCGCGCGGATGACGGCAGAGCGGGAGGCGGTTGCATGA
- a CDS encoding LysR family transcriptional regulator: protein MDFRRLSYFVAVAEELHFGRAATRLGIAQPPLSRQIAQLESDLGVLLFDRSRSQIRRTQAGDALLKRGRDIMDLVERAEREVRRIGEGAAGRLRIAFVGTASHGVLPELIREFRNAYPDIELALSAMNNAELKTALIARHIDVAFARPALSDEEIRCFPFHEEPLILAVPAESGLARAGELRLAGLKRETFVLYPRRPRPSFADQILDVCKKEGFIPAKEVLAQDFQSAISLVSVGVGIALVPRSVSLSPRHGVVYRDYTGHNPGTTISLAVRQDNQGVHTQNFTSLAKNFARRIQKEGR from the coding sequence ATGGATTTCAGGCGATTGAGTTATTTCGTGGCAGTGGCTGAAGAGCTGCATTTCGGCCGCGCCGCCACCCGGCTGGGCATCGCGCAGCCGCCTCTCAGCCGCCAGATCGCGCAGCTTGAGTCCGATCTGGGCGTGCTGCTCTTCGACCGGTCGCGCAGCCAGATCCGCAGGACCCAGGCCGGGGATGCCCTGCTTAAGCGCGGGCGTGACATCATGGATCTGGTGGAGCGCGCCGAACGCGAAGTGCGCCGCATCGGCGAAGGCGCTGCGGGCCGGTTGCGCATCGCCTTTGTCGGCACCGCGAGCCACGGAGTCTTGCCCGAACTGATCCGCGAGTTCCGCAATGCGTATCCCGACATCGAACTGGCGCTGTCGGCGATGAACAATGCCGAGCTGAAGACCGCCCTGATCGCGCGCCACATCGACGTGGCCTTCGCCCGCCCGGCGCTGAGCGACGAAGAGATCCGCTGTTTTCCGTTCCACGAAGAGCCGCTGATTCTGGCTGTTCCCGCCGAGTCCGGACTGGCCCGCGCCGGGGAATTGCGCTTGGCCGGGCTGAAGCGCGAGACCTTCGTGCTCTATCCGCGCCGTCCCCGGCCCAGCTTTGCCGACCAGATCCTCGACGTGTGCAAGAAGGAAGGCTTCATTCCTGCCAAGGAGGTCCTGGCGCAGGATTTCCAATCAGCGATTTCGCTGGTCTCGGTGGGGGTCGGCATTGCGCTGGTGCCGCGCTCGGTGTCGTTGTCGCCGCGCCACGGAGTCGTGTACCGCGACTACACCGGGCACAATCCGGGCACGACGATTTCCCTTGCCGTGCGGCAGGACAACCAGGGGGTGCATACCCAGAACTTCACCTCCCTGGCCAAGAACTTTGCCCGCAGGATCCAGAAGGAAGGCCGGTGA
- a CDS encoding 3-keto-5-aminohexanoate cleavage protein: MSSPCIICVAITGSLPQKSDNPAVPVSIGEQVESTQAAHEAGASIVHVHVRNPDGTPSSSPERFARLLEGLRKHCPDIVVQFSTGGRSGAGRDRGRMLPLKPDMASLSVGSNNFPARVYENPPQLVDWLAAEMAAYGIRPEIEAFDLSHILMAHRMWQDGRLRDRPYVQFVMGVQNAMPADREVFNYYVQTMHRLFGTDAPWCAAGIGRHQIELNDWAIRAGGHVRTGLEDNVRLDRDTLAPSNAALVARAAALCARHQRPVATPAETRAILGLHQTAAA; this comes from the coding sequence ATGAGCAGCCCTTGCATCATCTGTGTGGCCATCACCGGGTCCCTGCCGCAGAAATCCGACAATCCGGCTGTGCCGGTCTCGATCGGGGAGCAGGTGGAAAGCACCCAGGCGGCGCATGAGGCGGGGGCCAGCATCGTCCATGTCCATGTGCGCAATCCCGACGGCACCCCAAGTTCCAGCCCGGAGCGTTTTGCACGCCTGCTGGAGGGGCTGCGCAAGCACTGCCCGGACATCGTGGTCCAGTTCTCTACCGGCGGCCGGTCGGGCGCCGGCCGGGACCGCGGCAGGATGCTGCCGCTGAAGCCGGACATGGCCTCGCTTTCGGTCGGATCCAACAATTTCCCGGCCAGGGTCTACGAAAACCCGCCTCAGCTGGTCGACTGGCTGGCGGCGGAAATGGCCGCATACGGGATACGGCCCGAAATCGAGGCCTTCGACCTGTCGCATATCCTGATGGCACACCGGATGTGGCAGGACGGCCGCCTGCGCGACCGGCCCTACGTGCAATTCGTGATGGGGGTGCAGAACGCCATGCCCGCCGACCGGGAGGTGTTTAACTATTACGTGCAGACCATGCACCGCCTGTTCGGCACGGATGCGCCGTGGTGCGCCGCCGGCATCGGACGGCACCAGATCGAGCTGAACGACTGGGCGATCCGGGCGGGGGGCCATGTCCGCACCGGGCTCGAAGACAACGTGCGGCTGGACCGCGATACCCTGGCGCCGTCCAATGCCGCACTGGTGGCCCGGGCGGCGGCGCTCTGCGCCCGGCATCAGCGTCCGGTGGCAACCCCAGCCGAGACCCGCGCCATCCTCGGCCTGCATCAAACGGCCGCGGCTTGA